AATAGGTAAAAAACCGATCGCTAAAATTGTCTTAAACAAACAGGAAGATCTGATCCGAAATCCTTTATCCGAATTCATTTCAGAACGAGTAACGCGGAGAAGTGTATTTGAAGGAGAAGATCTAACTCAGGAAGATTTTGAGAAGATCCGTAAGGACTCTGCTGTTTTGTATTCAGAGTTGAAATTTGTTCCTAAAGCCGGGTCGGAAGTATTAAGTAAACAATTGATTGCCGCCATGCAAATGGAAACGGACACATATAGAACATATGAAGAATCTAGGATTTGGTTCCGCTATAATGACGAAGAGATCGGAAAATTTAAGGATGGCATTTCTTTAAGAGCAAACGGAACCTCTGGATTGAAATATTATTTTGCTCGAAATTTTTTCTTAAAACATGGACCAGAAAGTTGGCATTCTTCTGAAAATAAAAAAGCAGGCATGGATATGTTTGCCTCTATGGTGGAAAGCTCTAAGGGATTTATTTTTTTGAAAACGGACCATAACGATATTATCGATTGGGTCCAATCAGGAAGAGATTATCTTCGTTTACATTTGGCGGCGACTAAAAATGGATTTTCTCTTCATCCAATGAGTCAGATATTACAAGAATATCCGGAAATGGATCCGATCAGAAATGAATTTGAATCTTCTTTAAAGCCTGGAGAAAAGATCCAAATGTTAGTTCGTTTGGGTAGAAGTGATTATCATTTTTATAGCCCTAGAAGAGATCCAAAAGATTTTATCTTGTAACGCGATCGCTCTAAAGGAATTTTTGTCGAAATAAATGAATATACTCAAGAAAATCCTATTCTGGCTCGGGGACCTTCTATTTTTACTCATTCCGTTATGTATTATTCTGGCAGAATCCGGAACATGCACACAGGGAGATGATGGTATTTTTCTTTTATTTACTCAGGCCGCTTTTGCGGTTTCCGTATTATCCCTTTTTCTAATATGGTTCGGGATCCCTTCCGGAGGTTTGGTCGGACAAGGGCTGGTTACATTTCCATTCTTGATGTGCTTGTATTTTTATGTAGCTTATATCCCTGTTTACTTTGTATATTCTACATTACAAAATCACGATTTATGTGTAGTGATTGTTTCAGATCTGACTTTGTACGATTCTACGAGTGTGGTTCAGAGTGAGGATGCAAGTTTGTTTTCTCGAACCTATGCTATATTGATGCTATTGCCTGTTTTAGGCAGTTTTTTGCCGGTTTATAAATTTTGGATATCTGGGTCCTTCTCCAAAAAAAGAAAAGAAATCGTAGATTCTATCTCTCGGAAGGTCGACGAAATTTAGCCCGAATTTTTCGAATTTCTTACATAGATCGGGAAGATTCCGTAGATTTTTTGTCGTCAAACAGTGATAACACTAATTTTCCATTGGAGAAAAGAATGAATCGCAATCCCTTATGGGTCCTTCTAGCAAGTATGCTAGTCTCCAGCGCTATTTTCGCTCAAAGTTCACCAGGCACAACGGCTCCTCCAAAGTCTACCACACCTAAGGCGGAAACTAGCAAGCCGGCCGGAACAGAAAGAGAATCATCTTCCGGAGAAAAGCCGGATCTATATATCAATTCTCAATCATCTTTTGAGTTCAATTCCAAGGACGAAGGCTCCACTGTAGATTATATCGAATACAAGATCGGATCAGGTGATTATACCAAATACGTTTCTTCTATCACATTGGTAAGAGAAGGTCTGACTAAGATCACTTACAGAGCAGTGGATAAAGCGGGAAATAAAGAGCCGGAAAAACATTTTAACGTTCTTGTGGATAATACTCCTCCTTCTACTAAGATCACTCCGAGTGCAGCACTTGTAGTTCATGAAAATACGAACTATGCGACTAAAACTTTAACTTATTCTATTACTGCTCAGGATAATTTGGCAGGTGTTCAGGACATCAAAATTTCCATTAATGGTTCAGAGCCTAAAGTGTATGACGGTAGGCCAATTCAATTGGAGAAAGCCGGAGTAAACACTATTAAGTTTTCTGCAACTGATAAGTCCGGCAATACTTCCACTGATTCTGTTTTGGCGGTTACTGTGGACCAAGAAAAACCGCTGGTTGAACTTTTCGGTTCCGCACTTGTAACAGTAAAAGATAAAATTTTCGTTAAGAGCGGAAATGCATTCACAATTAAGGCTTCGGATACATTATCCGGAATTAAGCAGATCTTTTATAAATTGGATTCCGGTGAATGGAAATCGTATGCTGATCCTGTTTCCGTAGAAGCACAAGGAAACCACACGATTGAAGCTAAATCAGTGGATTCGGTAGGTAATGAAAGTGAAGTAAAGAAGATCGCTTTTATCGTAGATACCACTCCTCCTGAAACTAAGATCCAGAAAGTGGATAATAAACCAAGCTCTCCTGCTCCAGCAGCTAAGCCTGCAAGTTCTTCTACTACACCAAGCACAGAAAATTAGAAACCACCAAAAGGGATCCGTTGAAAATACGGGTCCCTATTTTTCTTGGAATTCGGATCCGGTCTTTTGCCAATCCGGTTTTATTGCGTTTACTTTGATCTTGAACTCCGCTTGGTTCCCAACTCTGTCCGAAGTATAAACCGTTACGGTATGAATTCCAGTATTGAATCCAATCGGGTTTTGGTAAGATTGAATAGAGCCGTTGCCAATCTTATATTCTAATTTAGAAAGCCCCGATCCTGTGCCCGGATCTTCACATCGGATCGCAATGAGCCCATTTTCTTTTAGATAGTAGATGCCATCTTCTCTGAGTTTACCTTCAGTTGGAGCGAAAACGCATGTAGGATGTTTTGCATCTATCAATAATGGGATCTCTGATTGGATATAATTCCCTGCTTTATCATTTGCTTCCCAACGAAGAATAGAAAGTCCATCTATACCTAAGGAAGAAATTTTTATAGGTTTCTTTGCCTCTTCGCCTGAAAGAGTTAGATTTACTTCTGCTCCGCTTCCGTCTCTTGCAGCGAGATTGATCGTGATCTCTTCCATTCCGGAACCTTCTTCAGTAACTTGTAATGTAAGTTCTGCTCCGGATTTGATCTCTATTAGTCCTGATTGCCCCTTTTTCTCTCCAATCAAACGGACCTGGGGTGCGGTTGTGTCTTTAAGATACTTTGTCTTTTTAGGTATTTCTTTATTTCCTAATATATCTTCGGAATAAAATTCCACCTCATTCCAGCCTTCTTGGGAAAGAGAAATGGAACCGTCATATCTCTGCCAGTCTCCTCCATTCACTCTGTAGTATGTGGAAACAGGAACTTGTTTTTGGGAATTTGGAGATCCGGGAGAATTGGTAGAAGTTCCGTTAGATTTAGGATCACCCAATGAGATCCGCAATTCCTCTGAAGAAGCGACAACAGTGGAAGGTCTTTCGACTTTTACTTTAGGTGCTGCAGCAAATTTATCCGCTAAAGAAATTATCGGAGAAGAAACTCCTCTTCCTCCATCCACATTGATCCCGACTACGCGAACATAGAATTTAGAATCTTGTGAATTGAATTCGTAACGGAAGTTTTTGGTCTTATAGAAATGATGTACTCTTAAAAATTCTCTATCATCTGAAAGTTCGATGAGATAACTTTCAGCGCCTTGGCTGGGCTTCCAGCGAAGGCTTACTCTTTGTTGTTCGGAAAATGCCTCTCCCGAAAGTAGAAGCAGTAAAGATAATAAAAATGAAAATTTATATTTTATAATATTCCGATCCAGAATTCTCACTCTAACTCAACCTTTTCGGGAAGTTTTTCCGGTTTAGAAGGGGCCTGTCCTTTTACCACAGTAGTTCCGAATCCAGCAGGGACCGCCACTGTTTTTCCTTCTGCGGAGACTTCTAATTCTCCTTTGTAACATCCTACTGTAGTATTTTCAGGATCCGGGGCACTTACGTATAATTCGGTTCCTCTCACTCCTACCACTGCTGTAGGAGTTACTACCATAAATTTACGAGTATCATCTCCGGGTTTTTTAGGAGGAACTTTTGCCTCCAGATATCCGGACTTAAGTTCTAGGATTCCTCCATCCTTATTCAGTTTGTATTCTGAAATGGATTCCGAAGTTGTTTTTACGATTTTAGTTAAGGTTTTTTCCCTTAATTCTACAACTGTTCCATTCTTAGTGAATATAATTTTAGAAGAAGAACCTTGTCCTGTTTGGACCCAATCATCCATGTTCAATAATTGATCTTTAGAAAGTTTGGACCAACTTGCAGGAAGTCCTGTCGGTGTAAAATCTCTGGAGAATTGAACTTGCCCTTTCTGGAAATCAGCAACTGCTACAGGACCTGCATTCGGTTTTATAATTTCTCCTGTAGCTGAGATTGTATCCTTTCTTAAGAAGCCTGGGATAAAAAGTGTAGTGCCTTCTCTAATCAAAGAAGGGTTTGGAATTTCATTATATTTTAGTAATTCTTTCCAGTTCCGCGGATCTTGTAGGAATTCCTTTGCGATTTTGGATAAGGTATCGTTCTTCTTTACTTTATATTCGAAAACGTCTTCATGAACACCTTTTTTAGGTTCTGCAAGTAGACCGATCAAAGAAACGGAGATGAGTAAGATTGCAAAAAATTGAAACAGTTTAGATCTTAAGATCGAAAAAGGGAAATTCTTGGAAGCCATGGTTAATCCTGGGAACTAGTTCTATCCAATTATTAGAAGGGAATCTTGTAGGAATTCCAACAAAATACGGTGCTTAGGTGAAAAAGGATGATGAAGAATTGGGCGAAATCCTGAGGAAAATGATTGCCTTATTTTTTTAAATTCCAATGATTTGGGCCTCATTTTAGAGATTGTAATGTCGGCTCATCTCCCACCACTCGTTCCAATAGTTTTCGGCTCTACGGTATTCGCTATTTTAGGATATTTTTTCTCACTTGTCCTAGGCTCTCGAAAAAATTGGATCGGTTCTTCCTTGATCCTTTTGGCTTTAGCGGCATGGCTTGTGTTACAAGGGATTTTAAGCGGAACTGGATTTTATCTAATTACCGATTCCTTTCCTCCTAGATTTTTGTGTATGGTGGTTCCACCGATCTTGTTCTTGGTTTTACTTTTTATTTTTCCTTCGAGTAGAGCTTGGATGGATCAAATCCCCGGTGAAAATTTAACATACTTACATCTCGCAAGAATTCCGGTTGAACTTGTTTTATACTGGTTAGCAATGTATGGTTGGATGCCGATCAGCATGACATTTGCAGGTTGGAATTTTGATATTCTAATAGGTCTAACTGCTCCGATCGCTGCTTATTTTATTTTGAATAAACCGACATCTTCAAAAAATTGGATTTTGTTTTGGAATATAATAGGACTTTTATTTTTATTGAATATAGTGATCTTAGGGATCTTATCTGCACCTGGGCCTTTTCAAAAATTATCTTTTGAAAGACCGAACACTGCTGTGCTCCAATTTCCATACGTATGGTTACCTTCTTTTATAGTTCCTTCCGTTTTATTTGCTCATCTCGTTTCTATTCGAAGAAGGTTTGTCGCAGGCTGAGTTTGAAATTTTCTTTTCAAAAATTTTATTCTAAATTAGTAATTTTATT
This window of the Leptospira andrefontaineae genome carries:
- a CDS encoding Acg family FMN-binding oxidoreductase, which translates into the protein MVSISRKTFLKYGLSFGVILSTSQILQYCKSSSNERYEYERKNPFDPEFLSENISPILKAIRIGITAPNPHNVQPWKFKIINDHSALLYVDEKRLLKDTDPTFRQIHIGQGTFLENLSLGIQVLGYSSEVSLFPDGKYTIAEIGKKPIAKIVLNKQEDLIRNPLSEFISERVTRRSVFEGEDLTQEDFEKIRKDSAVLYSELKFVPKAGSEVLSKQLIAAMQMETDTYRTYEESRIWFRYNDEEIGKFKDGISLRANGTSGLKYYFARNFFLKHGPESWHSSENKKAGMDMFASMVESSKGFIFLKTDHNDIIDWVQSGRDYLRLHLAATKNGFSLHPMSQILQEYPEMDPIRNEFESSLKPGEKIQMLVRLGRSDYHFYSPRRDPKDFIL
- a CDS encoding LysM peptidoglycan-binding domain-containing protein; the encoded protein is MASKNFPFSILRSKLFQFFAILLISVSLIGLLAEPKKGVHEDVFEYKVKKNDTLSKIAKEFLQDPRNWKELLKYNEIPNPSLIREGTTLFIPGFLRKDTISATGEIIKPNAGPVAVADFQKGQVQFSRDFTPTGLPASWSKLSKDQLLNMDDWVQTGQGSSSKIIFTKNGTVVELREKTLTKIVKTTSESISEYKLNKDGGILELKSGYLEAKVPPKKPGDDTRKFMVVTPTAVVGVRGTELYVSAPDPENTTVGCYKGELEVSAEGKTVAVPAGFGTTVVKGQAPSKPEKLPEKVELE
- the ompL47 gene encoding multi-beta-barrel domain surface protein OmpL47; the protein is MNRNPLWVLLASMLVSSAIFAQSSPGTTAPPKSTTPKAETSKPAGTERESSSGEKPDLYINSQSSFEFNSKDEGSTVDYIEYKIGSGDYTKYVSSITLVREGLTKITYRAVDKAGNKEPEKHFNVLVDNTPPSTKITPSAALVVHENTNYATKTLTYSITAQDNLAGVQDIKISINGSEPKVYDGRPIQLEKAGVNTIKFSATDKSGNTSTDSVLAVTVDQEKPLVELFGSALVTVKDKIFVKSGNAFTIKASDTLSGIKQIFYKLDSGEWKSYADPVSVEAQGNHTIEAKSVDSVGNESEVKKIAFIVDTTPPETKIQKVDNKPSSPAPAAKPASSSTTPSTEN